A stretch of the uncultured Desulfobacter sp. genome encodes the following:
- a CDS encoding diaminopimelate decarboxylase, with protein MPMSPEFKERLSKVVQEAVSAFGSPFHIYDETGIIQTCRALNTAFAPIDGFKEYFAVKGLPNPTIMGLLKAQGFGFDCSSVPEIELARKVGSNADDIMFTSNNTTRKQLKTAMDNGGSIINLDDISLIAKLPAVPDLICFRYNPGATRQGNDIIGKPEEAKYGLTREQIFSAYEQAIALGVKRFGLHTMMASNELNHQYMIDTADMLLALIEDVSRDLDIRFEFINIGGGLGIPYTPDAKPFNLKGMADGIIRSFEAFKSKNGWVPKLYMESARYITGPHGVLVTSVINHKNTYRNYVGVDASMSALMRPGMYGAYHHIHIHDKPESAPLKTVDVVGALCENNDKFSIQRQLPETQHGDILIIHDTGAHGHAMGFNYNGQLRPKELLLKIDGSIELIRRAETMEDYFATLNFEPRTITPGQN; from the coding sequence ATGCCCATGTCACCTGAATTCAAAGAGAGATTATCAAAGGTGGTCCAGGAGGCCGTTTCAGCCTTTGGCAGCCCTTTTCACATCTACGATGAAACCGGGATCATTCAAACATGCCGGGCCCTGAACACCGCGTTTGCTCCCATTGACGGATTCAAAGAGTATTTTGCCGTAAAAGGACTGCCGAATCCTACGATTATGGGGCTTCTCAAGGCCCAGGGGTTTGGCTTTGACTGCTCTTCGGTGCCGGAAATAGAGCTGGCGCGTAAAGTCGGGAGCAATGCTGACGATATTATGTTTACCTCCAACAATACCACCCGGAAACAGTTGAAAACGGCCATGGACAATGGCGGCAGCATCATAAACCTGGATGATATCTCTTTGATTGCAAAATTGCCGGCTGTACCTGATCTGATTTGTTTCAGATATAACCCCGGCGCGACACGCCAGGGAAACGATATTATTGGGAAACCGGAGGAAGCCAAATACGGCCTGACCCGGGAACAGATTTTTTCAGCCTATGAGCAGGCGATCGCCCTTGGTGTCAAGCGATTCGGCCTCCATACCATGATGGCATCCAATGAGCTCAATCACCAATACATGATTGACACGGCGGACATGTTGCTGGCGTTGATTGAAGATGTCAGCCGTGACCTTGATATCCGGTTTGAATTTATCAATATCGGCGGAGGGTTAGGCATCCCCTATACTCCGGATGCCAAGCCATTCAATTTGAAAGGTATGGCTGATGGCATTATCCGTTCCTTTGAGGCTTTTAAATCGAAAAACGGTTGGGTCCCCAAATTGTATATGGAAAGTGCCCGGTATATCACCGGTCCCCATGGCGTCCTTGTGACCTCTGTGATCAACCACAAAAACACTTACCGAAATTATGTGGGCGTGGATGCATCCATGTCGGCATTGATGCGTCCCGGAATGTATGGGGCGTACCATCATATTCATATACACGACAAGCCCGAATCAGCCCCTTTAAAAACAGTGGATGTTGTGGGTGCACTGTGTGAGAATAATGATAAATTTTCCATCCAAAGGCAACTGCCTGAAACCCAGCACGGCGATATCCTGATTATCCATGACACCGGGGCCCACGGACATGCCATGGGCTTTAACTACAACGGCCAGCTGCGTCCCAAGGAATTGTTGCTTAAAATCGACGGCAGCATTGAACTGATCCGGCGGGCGGAGACCATGGAAGACTATTTTGCCACATTAAATTTTGAACCCCGAACCATCACACCGGGACAGAATTGA
- a CDS encoding Lrp/AsnC family transcriptional regulator — protein MDKTDLEILKILQKKARIPNVEVARAIGMAPSAVLERIKKLEAKKIIQGYEVRLNPDMFGGAMTAFVCIQVTHPSKIRETGEQLATIEQVQEVHYLAGGDLLMIKIKVSGNNELEELIQTRISHISSVKTTKTFISLSTFKESAKIKLPDDV, from the coding sequence ATGGATAAAACTGATCTGGAAATTCTTAAAATATTGCAAAAAAAAGCCAGGATCCCCAATGTTGAGGTTGCCAGAGCCATTGGTATGGCACCTTCTGCTGTGCTTGAGCGGATTAAAAAACTGGAGGCAAAAAAGATCATCCAGGGCTATGAGGTGCGCCTGAACCCGGATATGTTCGGCGGTGCCATGACCGCCTTTGTCTGCATCCAGGTGACCCATCCATCCAAGATTCGGGAAACCGGCGAACAGCTGGCAACCATTGAACAGGTCCAGGAGGTTCATTATCTGGCAGGTGGCGACCTCTTGATGATCAAAATAAAAGTGTCCGGTAACAATGAGCTGGAAGAACTGATACAGACCCGGATTTCCCATATCAGCAGCGTAAAAACGACAAAAACATTTATTTCACTTTCCACGTTTAAAGAAAGTGCCAAGATTAAACTGCCGGATGACGTCTAA